A single region of the Yersinia entomophaga genome encodes:
- the terD gene encoding tellurium resistance membrane protein TerD: MSVSLSKGGNVSLSKAAPTMKNVLIGLGWDARSTDGQDFDLDASAFLLAANGKVRGDADFIFYNNLKSADGSVVHTGDNRTGEGDGDDESLKIKLDHIPADVDKIVFVVTIHDAQTRRQNFGQVSGAFIRLVNDDNQTQVARYDLTEDASTETAMLFGELYRHGAEWKFRAVGQGYAGGLASVCAQYGINAF; encoded by the coding sequence ATGAGCGTTTCTTTATCTAAAGGCGGTAATGTCTCCCTGAGCAAAGCGGCTCCAACCATGAAGAATGTCCTGATTGGACTGGGTTGGGATGCACGTTCTACCGATGGTCAGGATTTCGACCTTGATGCATCAGCATTTCTGCTGGCTGCAAACGGAAAAGTACGCGGCGACGCAGACTTCATTTTCTATAACAACCTGAAATCTGCCGATGGTTCGGTGGTTCACACCGGTGATAACCGTACCGGTGAAGGCGATGGCGATGATGAATCCCTGAAAATCAAGCTGGATCATATTCCAGCTGACGTAGACAAAATTGTCTTCGTAGTCACTATTCATGACGCACAAACTCGCCGTCAGAACTTTGGTCAGGTTTCTGGCGCATTTATCCGTTTGGTCAATGATGACAACCAGACTCAAGTTGCTCGTTACGATCTAACCGAAGATGCTTCCACCGAAACCGCTATGCTGTTCGGCGAACTGTACCGTCACGGCGCAGAGTGGAAATTCCGTGCAGTAGGTCAGGGTTACGCTGGCGGTCTGGCTTCCGTCTGCGCACAGTACGGTATTAACGCGTTCTAA
- a CDS encoding tellurite resistance TerB family protein, protein MSFFNKVKGAFNTGRAELTKQVSRFKNKKFMQGTVAVCARIAVSSDGVSAEEKQKMIGFLRASDELSVFDTSEVIEFFNKLVSSFDFDLEIGKGETMKHILALKDQPEAAQLAIRVGIAVAKSDGDFDQNEQQAVREIAVALGFEPAEFGL, encoded by the coding sequence ATGAGTTTTTTCAACAAAGTTAAAGGCGCATTCAATACGGGTCGTGCGGAGCTGACTAAGCAGGTTAGTCGCTTCAAAAATAAAAAATTCATGCAAGGTACCGTGGCCGTGTGTGCACGTATTGCGGTTTCCAGCGACGGCGTTAGCGCGGAAGAAAAACAGAAGATGATTGGTTTTCTGCGCGCATCCGATGAGTTAAGTGTGTTTGATACCTCTGAGGTTATTGAATTCTTTAACAAACTGGTTTCCAGCTTCGATTTCGATCTCGAAATTGGCAAAGGGGAAACCATGAAGCACATTCTTGCTCTGAAAGATCAGCCTGAAGCCGCTCAGTTGGCGATTCGAGTCGGGATTGCCGTCGCGAAAAGTGACGGTGACTTTGACCAGAATGAACAACAGGCAGTTCGTGAAATCGCCGTCGCACTGGGCTTTGAGCCTGCTGAATTCGGCCTCTGA
- a CDS encoding TerD family protein has product MVSLSKNQTVSLSKQSSSLSQLQFGLGWDPIKKKGLLGSLFGGNNSIDLDAGCVLMDKSGNTIDTIWFRKLESSCGSVVHTGDNLTGEGDGDDEVIRVDLNRLPHQVEYLAFTVNSFRGQTFNDVDNAFCRVVDRGNNKEMARYQLTDQGAHTGIVIASLRRNNGQWDFTAHGHACRGRTIDDMHSDIVATVVR; this is encoded by the coding sequence ATGGTTTCATTAAGCAAAAACCAGACGGTCTCACTGAGTAAACAATCTTCTTCTCTTAGCCAACTTCAATTTGGTTTAGGCTGGGATCCAATTAAGAAAAAAGGGTTATTAGGCAGCCTTTTTGGCGGAAATAATTCCATTGATCTTGATGCGGGTTGTGTATTAATGGATAAATCCGGTAATACCATCGATACTATCTGGTTCCGTAAATTAGAGTCGTCTTGCGGCTCCGTTGTTCATACCGGCGACAATCTGACTGGTGAAGGCGACGGCGATGACGAAGTCATTCGCGTGGATTTGAACCGCTTACCACATCAGGTTGAATACCTCGCGTTCACCGTTAACAGCTTTCGCGGCCAGACGTTTAATGACGTAGATAACGCATTCTGCCGCGTCGTGGATCGGGGAAATAATAAAGAAATGGCTCGTTACCAGCTAACCGACCAGGGGGCTCATACCGGTATTGTTATTGCGTCACTGCGCCGTAACAACGGGCAATGGGACTTTACCGCTCATGGTCACGCCTGCCGCGGTCGGACTATTGACGATATGCATTCGGATATTGTTGCTACCGTGGTGCGCTAA
- a CDS encoding phosphoribosyltransferase domain-containing protein: MNNHSGLQIYRRELSCGTLSVTPTGGITTFDDLFEIAERRNPKRAFLFVSKVLGRHIPVSPTVMRSVYRQLGEQIPSLTTGPVLFIGMAETAVGLGAGVFDEIRHRVAEPVYLTSTRHPVEGELLCEFKENHSHATDHLIYLPQDAELRRRVLQAKTVVLIDDEATTGNTFINLLAALRETAGLHHIQQVITVTLTDWSGSSIAERCPLPVQTVSLAQGNWHWEKNPDAPVPIMPSVNITASGNVPITGKQSWGRIGMNEPENDLGLSIQTTEGEKLLVLGSSEFVWEPFLLAERLEKQGAEVKYSSTTRSPIATSFAIESAIAFTDNYGLGIPNFVYNVAHQRFDRILLCIETPTESVDPALLEALKKVAPSVEVISYE; the protein is encoded by the coding sequence ATGAATAATCACTCTGGCCTTCAGATATACCGCAGAGAGCTTTCCTGCGGCACTCTGAGTGTGACGCCAACCGGAGGCATCACCACCTTCGACGACCTGTTCGAAATAGCAGAAAGGCGTAATCCTAAACGGGCATTTCTTTTTGTCAGCAAAGTGCTTGGCAGACATATACCGGTTTCGCCGACGGTAATGCGTTCGGTTTACCGTCAGTTAGGGGAACAAATTCCCTCCCTGACGACAGGGCCGGTGCTGTTTATTGGCATGGCTGAAACCGCCGTTGGCCTAGGAGCCGGAGTGTTTGATGAAATTCGACACCGTGTGGCCGAGCCGGTCTATCTCACCTCAACCCGGCATCCGGTAGAGGGCGAGTTACTGTGTGAATTCAAAGAGAACCATAGCCACGCCACCGATCATTTGATTTACCTGCCGCAAGACGCCGAGCTGCGCCGCCGGGTATTACAAGCCAAAACCGTGGTTTTAATCGACGATGAAGCCACCACCGGAAATACCTTTATTAACCTGCTCGCGGCATTAAGAGAGACTGCGGGTCTACACCATATTCAGCAGGTGATTACGGTCACACTGACCGATTGGAGCGGTAGTTCCATCGCGGAACGCTGCCCGCTGCCGGTGCAAACCGTTTCCTTGGCGCAGGGAAACTGGCACTGGGAGAAAAATCCTGACGCACCTGTGCCAATCATGCCTTCTGTGAATATCACCGCTTCCGGCAACGTCCCGATAACCGGTAAACAAAGCTGGGGACGGATCGGAATGAATGAGCCTGAGAATGATCTTGGGCTATCCATTCAGACGACGGAAGGAGAAAAGCTATTGGTATTGGGAAGCAGCGAATTTGTCTGGGAACCCTTCTTACTGGCGGAGCGGCTGGAAAAACAGGGAGCAGAGGTCAAATACAGTTCAACGACCCGCTCACCGATTGCCACCAGCTTCGCGATCGAATCGGCCATTGCCTTCACCGATAATTACGGATTAGGCATCCCTAACTTTGTCTATAACGTGGCTCATCAGCGTTTTGACCGAATCTTGCTATGTATCGAAACGCCGACAGAAAGCGTCGATCCCGCACTGCTGGAGGCGCTGAAAAAAGTGGCTCCCTCCGTTGAGGTTATTTCCTATGAATAA
- a CDS encoding HAD family hydrolase: MTDDFNRTAKVLSVFDFDGTLTHHDSFIPFLQFAFGKRYFVRRLVKLVLPTIKCLRRELTRDELKEVLIKTYLTEVEDTWVRQKAEEFCSLYWSKLMRPAGLLAVATEVNSGAEVTLCSASPAMVLQPFADKLGVKLIGTQLEVKDGLLTGRISGHNCRCAQKIKRLESVYGNLADYHLRAWGDTRGDYELLAAAQEPHWRHFHPVWSKKKSRLAKLRQTSLNPPHQ, encoded by the coding sequence ATGACTGACGATTTTAACCGCACCGCCAAGGTATTATCCGTATTTGACTTTGACGGCACGCTGACACACCACGATAGTTTTATCCCTTTTTTGCAGTTTGCTTTCGGCAAAAGATACTTTGTCCGTCGTCTGGTAAAACTGGTATTACCTACCATTAAGTGTCTTCGACGAGAACTTACGCGGGATGAGCTGAAAGAAGTGCTGATCAAAACCTACCTGACCGAGGTTGAGGATACATGGGTCCGGCAAAAAGCCGAAGAGTTCTGTTCTCTTTACTGGAGCAAATTAATGCGCCCTGCCGGGCTGCTGGCAGTAGCCACGGAAGTGAACTCCGGAGCCGAAGTCACGCTATGTTCCGCTTCACCGGCAATGGTACTGCAACCTTTTGCCGACAAACTCGGCGTTAAACTTATCGGTACTCAGCTTGAGGTAAAAGACGGTTTACTGACCGGGCGCATCAGCGGCCATAACTGTCGCTGCGCGCAGAAGATCAAACGTCTGGAAAGTGTGTATGGAAATCTGGCTGATTATCACCTGAGAGCCTGGGGAGACACCCGAGGCGATTACGAGCTGCTGGCCGCCGCTCAGGAGCCGCACTGGCGGCATTTCCATCCAGTCTGGTCTAAAAAGAAATCTCGACTGGCGAAATTACGCCAGACCAGCTTAAACCCGCCGCATCAGTAA
- a CDS encoding glutathione S-transferase family protein: protein MVIVHHLNNSRSQRILWMLEELQVPYDLKRYQRDAGSLLAPRELKKVHPLGKAPVITDGDMTLAESGAIIEYLQETYDAQGEFKPTDHYDRQQYRYWMHYAEGSLMPPLVMKLIFGRLGHPPMPWLLRPVAGAIGKGVQKNYLDKQIATHLDYLEQHLSTNKWFAGKDFSAADVQMSFPIEAIDAGKGLSRYPKLQDFLARIHRRPAYQRAVERGGKFELVR, encoded by the coding sequence ATGGTCATAGTTCATCATCTGAATAATTCTCGCTCTCAGCGTATCTTATGGATGCTGGAAGAGCTGCAAGTACCCTATGACCTAAAACGCTATCAGCGTGATGCGGGAAGCCTGCTGGCTCCGCGTGAGTTGAAAAAGGTTCACCCGCTGGGAAAAGCGCCGGTGATTACCGATGGAGATATGACTTTGGCGGAGTCGGGAGCCATTATTGAGTATTTGCAGGAAACATATGATGCTCAAGGTGAATTCAAGCCGACGGATCATTACGACCGCCAACAATATCGTTACTGGATGCATTATGCCGAAGGTTCACTGATGCCGCCGTTAGTGATGAAGTTGATCTTTGGTCGTCTGGGACACCCGCCGATGCCGTGGTTACTGCGTCCGGTGGCGGGAGCAATCGGCAAAGGAGTGCAGAAAAATTATTTGGATAAGCAGATCGCCACGCATCTGGATTATCTGGAACAGCACTTGAGTACCAATAAGTGGTTTGCTGGCAAAGATTTTAGTGCGGCAGATGTGCAGATGAGTTTCCCCATTGAGGCTATCGATGCAGGAAAAGGGCTATCCCGCTACCCGAAACTGCAAGATTTTCTGGCGCGGATTCACCGCCGGCCAGCATACCAACGTGCGGTAGAGCGTGGCGGTAAATTCGAACTGGTTCGCTAG
- a CDS encoding VWA domain-containing protein — protein sequence MHLQAGQNIALTQNSLKLTLSYPTTPSFRSEVDTSAFLLTASGKVRGDDDFFFFNHPVAADGSLTLQSAAQNSVITLDLSKIDAEISKVAITLVIDGQDSIASLQQLHFSAETETDNVALFTVETSGRSEKALIVAEIYRYSGHWKLRALGQGFNGGLEPLAINFGVDIATTPPPARSTSTSTSTPTVSLEKKLEQKAPRLVNLAKNAVVSLNKYKLQSVQAKVAFVLDASGSMKGQFNRGNVQAVLDRIAVLAVQFDDDGSMDVWGFAERHRKYPDVTLDNLDGYIDSIQNTSKRTTWENLPGLGGVNNEPPVMEEIVDFFKSSELPVYVVFITDGGISKTREIKNAIRRSANYPIFWKFVGLGGTNYGILEKLDSFTERRMDNTHFFAIDNFATLKEDRLYDLLLEEFKDWHDAAVAERIL from the coding sequence ATGCATCTTCAGGCTGGCCAGAACATCGCGTTAACTCAGAACTCACTCAAACTGACACTTTCTTACCCAACAACTCCTTCTTTCCGAAGCGAGGTTGATACCTCAGCCTTTTTATTGACCGCCAGCGGAAAAGTGAGAGGAGATGATGATTTTTTCTTTTTCAATCATCCGGTAGCGGCGGATGGGAGTCTGACTTTACAAAGTGCAGCGCAAAACAGCGTAATCACGTTGGATCTTTCCAAGATTGATGCCGAAATCAGCAAGGTCGCCATTACATTGGTTATTGATGGGCAGGACTCCATTGCCAGCCTTCAACAACTACATTTTTCCGCTGAGACAGAGACTGACAATGTAGCTTTATTTACTGTAGAAACCTCCGGGCGTAGCGAAAAAGCACTGATCGTGGCGGAGATATACAGATATAGCGGACATTGGAAGCTGCGAGCACTTGGGCAAGGATTCAACGGTGGGCTGGAACCGCTGGCGATCAATTTTGGCGTTGATATCGCAACGACACCACCGCCAGCTCGTTCAACCTCAACCTCAACCTCAACGCCAACAGTAAGCCTGGAGAAAAAGCTCGAACAAAAAGCGCCTCGTTTGGTCAATCTGGCAAAAAATGCCGTCGTTAGCCTGAATAAATACAAACTACAATCAGTGCAAGCAAAAGTGGCTTTTGTGCTGGATGCATCAGGTTCGATGAAGGGGCAATTTAATCGAGGAAATGTCCAGGCAGTGCTAGATCGTATCGCGGTATTAGCCGTACAGTTTGACGACGATGGCTCGATGGATGTTTGGGGATTTGCTGAGCGGCACCGTAAATATCCGGATGTCACGCTAGATAATCTCGATGGTTATATTGATTCTATTCAAAATACATCTAAACGTACGACGTGGGAGAATTTGCCTGGATTGGGCGGCGTCAACAATGAGCCACCGGTAATGGAAGAAATTGTCGATTTCTTTAAAAGCAGTGAGCTGCCGGTGTATGTGGTTTTTATTACTGACGGTGGGATCAGTAAAACCCGAGAAATCAAGAATGCCATACGACGCTCGGCCAATTACCCGATTTTTTGGAAGTTCGTTGGGCTGGGGGGGACAAATTACGGAATTCTGGAAAAGTTGGATAGCTTTACTGAGCGTCGGATGGATAACACCCATTTCTTTGCTATCGATAACTTTGCCACGTTAAAAGAAGACCGGCTTTATGACCTGCTCCTAGAGGAGTTTAAGGACTGGCACGATGCCGCTGTTGCTGAGCGCATTCTATAA
- a CDS encoding NCS2 family permease, whose product MSSTNPQANDGIKPKGALDAFFKLSERNTNVRQEVLAGLTTFLAMVYSVIVVPAMLGKAGFPPTAVFVATCLVAGLGSLLMGLWANLPMAIGCAISLTAFTAFSLVLGQHISIPVALGAVFLMGVLFTIISVTGIRSWILRNLPMGVAHGTGIGIGLFLLLIAANGVGLVIKNPLEGLPVALGAFTSFPVIMTLLGLAVIFGLEKLRVPGGILLVIIAISIIGLIFDPSVTYQGLFAMPSLADANGDSLIFSLDIMGALQPVVLPSVLALVMTAVFDATGTIRAVAGQANLLDKDGQIINGGKALTSDSVSSIFAGLVGAAPAAVYIESAAGTAAGGKTGLTATVVGILFLLILFLSPLSYLVPGYATAPALMYVGLLMLSNVAKLDFSDFVDAMSGLLCAVFIVLTCNIVTGIMLGFSSLVIGRIFSGEWRKLNIGTVIIAIALVAFYAGGWAI is encoded by the coding sequence ATGTCTAGCACCAATCCTCAAGCGAACGACGGTATAAAGCCGAAAGGCGCGTTGGATGCATTTTTTAAACTGAGCGAACGCAATACCAATGTGCGCCAAGAAGTTCTGGCCGGTCTGACAACCTTTTTGGCCATGGTTTACTCGGTCATAGTTGTGCCAGCCATGTTAGGCAAAGCCGGTTTTCCGCCGACGGCAGTATTTGTCGCAACCTGTCTGGTGGCCGGGCTTGGCTCTCTGTTAATGGGTTTATGGGCGAACTTGCCGATGGCCATTGGCTGCGCCATCTCTCTGACCGCTTTTACCGCGTTCAGTCTGGTTCTCGGTCAACACATCAGTATTCCCGTGGCTTTAGGCGCGGTATTCCTGATGGGGGTACTGTTCACCATTATTTCGGTAACGGGCATTCGTTCCTGGATTCTGCGTAATTTGCCGATGGGCGTCGCTCACGGTACAGGGATTGGTATTGGCCTGTTTTTACTGCTGATTGCTGCCAACGGTGTCGGTCTGGTCATTAAAAACCCGCTGGAAGGTTTGCCTGTGGCGTTGGGCGCTTTCACCTCTTTCCCGGTGATCATGACGTTATTGGGTCTGGCGGTGATTTTTGGTCTGGAGAAACTGCGGGTGCCAGGTGGCATTCTGCTGGTGATTATCGCCATTTCAATCATTGGCTTGATTTTTGATCCAAGCGTGACTTACCAAGGTCTGTTTGCGATGCCAAGTCTGGCTGATGCCAACGGCGACTCGCTGATTTTCAGTCTGGATATTATGGGGGCTTTGCAGCCCGTGGTGTTGCCAAGCGTACTGGCGCTGGTGATGACGGCGGTGTTTGACGCCACCGGTACGATTCGGGCGGTGGCGGGGCAGGCTAATCTGTTGGATAAAGACGGGCAGATTATCAACGGCGGTAAAGCTTTGACGTCTGACTCGGTGAGCAGCATTTTTGCCGGTTTGGTCGGCGCGGCTCCGGCGGCGGTGTATATCGAATCTGCGGCAGGTACCGCTGCGGGTGGCAAAACAGGTTTGACGGCAACGGTAGTCGGTATTTTATTCCTGCTGATTCTGTTCCTGTCTCCGCTGTCTTATCTGGTTCCTGGCTACGCTACGGCACCGGCTCTGATGTACGTCGGTTTATTAATGTTGAGCAACGTAGCCAAACTGGATTTCAGCGACTTTGTTGATGCGATGTCTGGCCTGCTGTGTGCGGTGTTTATCGTACTGACTTGCAACATCGTTACCGGCATTATGCTGGGCTTCAGCTCTCTGGTGATTGGCCGTATTTTCTCTGGCGAATGGCGTAAGCTGAATATCGGCACCGTGATTATTGCCATCGCGCTGGTGGCATTCTATGCCGGCGGCTGGGCTATCTGA
- a CDS encoding ATP-grasp domain-containing protein, which translates to MAHKIWLMEGLSSQRDIIQGINTFAKNKDTDIFVIASHRNERNEILSQADLAVLEPKEEEQRLSFILSLVKRLDIQAIHTGRNSLWFESHRNEIECSGVKLTTGAHSVARLELADDKVSFAQFMEQQNLPVVPSIRVESLSELFHFITHSPFGLKPLCVKPVKGIYGMGFWRFDDKVSAMAAFTHPENRRVNPHLYLRALEESDSFEPLVLMPYLPGPEYSVDMLVERGKVLAAVARRKEGALQSLENAGEAYELGRACAEAMQADGLVNVQTRHNDSGKPELLEINMRPSGGIGYTRFSGVNLPGLFALRQLGLMSQQEVMDELRSAFTPAIVRSITDVVRYSPTLTNLLPQE; encoded by the coding sequence ATGGCACATAAAATTTGGCTTATGGAAGGTTTGTCCTCCCAACGGGATATTATTCAGGGCATTAATACTTTCGCTAAAAATAAAGATACGGACATTTTCGTTATTGCTTCCCACCGTAATGAACGTAATGAAATTCTGTCGCAGGCGGACTTGGCAGTACTGGAGCCAAAAGAAGAAGAACAGCGCCTTTCTTTTATTCTCTCACTGGTTAAAAGACTTGATATTCAGGCCATCCATACCGGGCGCAATTCCCTATGGTTCGAATCCCATCGCAACGAAATTGAATGTTCCGGCGTAAAACTCACTACCGGAGCCCATAGCGTGGCGCGGCTTGAACTGGCGGATGACAAAGTGAGTTTTGCCCAGTTTATGGAGCAGCAAAACCTGCCGGTCGTGCCTTCTATTCGCGTGGAATCACTGTCCGAATTATTCCATTTCATCACCCACTCTCCCTTTGGTTTAAAACCTTTGTGCGTAAAACCGGTAAAAGGGATTTATGGCATGGGATTCTGGCGCTTCGATGACAAGGTTTCGGCTATGGCGGCGTTTACGCATCCGGAAAACCGCAGGGTGAATCCGCACTTGTATCTTCGCGCCCTCGAAGAATCGGATAGTTTTGAACCGCTGGTGTTGATGCCCTATCTGCCTGGCCCGGAGTACTCCGTTGATATGTTGGTTGAGCGAGGAAAAGTGCTGGCGGCGGTGGCTCGTCGTAAAGAAGGTGCTCTTCAGTCTCTGGAAAACGCAGGGGAAGCTTACGAGCTGGGGAGAGCCTGTGCCGAGGCCATGCAGGCTGACGGACTGGTCAACGTCCAAACCCGCCACAATGACAGCGGCAAACCCGAGTTACTTGAAATCAATATGCGCCCTTCCGGCGGCATCGGCTACACGCGATTCAGCGGCGTCAACCTGCCGGGTTTGTTTGCCCTGCGCCAACTGGGATTAATGAGCCAGCAAGAAGTGATGGACGAACTCCGTAGCGCATTCACCCCCGCTATCGTTCGATCCATTACCGACGTTGTGCGTTATAGCCCAACCTTGACCAACCTACTCCCGCAGGAATAG
- a CDS encoding TerD family protein: MAVSLVKGGNVSLTKEAPTMNIAMVGLGWDSRVTDGQGFDLDASVFMVGEDGKVLSDAHFIFFNNKLSPCASVEHQGDNRTGEGDGDDEQVKIDLAKVPADVKKLVFAVTIYDAEGRKQNFGMVSNSFMRVYNNDSGAEIARFDLSEDASTETAMVFGELYRHGAEWKFKAVGQGFAGGLSALASQHGVNV, from the coding sequence ATGGCAGTTTCTCTCGTTAAAGGCGGCAACGTATCCCTGACTAAAGAAGCACCCACCATGAACATCGCTATGGTTGGCCTGGGTTGGGATTCTCGTGTGACCGACGGTCAGGGATTCGATCTGGATGCATCCGTATTTATGGTCGGTGAAGACGGTAAAGTGCTGTCTGACGCTCACTTCATTTTCTTCAATAACAAACTCAGCCCTTGTGCTTCCGTTGAACATCAGGGCGACAACCGCACCGGTGAAGGCGACGGCGATGATGAGCAGGTTAAAATCGATCTGGCCAAAGTTCCGGCTGACGTGAAGAAACTGGTCTTTGCCGTCACTATTTACGATGCCGAAGGTCGTAAACAAAACTTTGGTATGGTGAGCAACAGCTTCATGCGTGTTTACAACAACGATTCTGGCGCTGAAATTGCTCGTTTCGATTTGTCTGAAGACGCTTCTACCGAAACGGCGATGGTCTTCGGCGAACTGTACCGTCACGGTGCCGAGTGGAAATTCAAAGCGGTAGGCCAGGGTTTTGCTGGCGGTTTATCTGCGCTGGCCTCCCAGCACGGCGTAAACGTCTAA
- a CDS encoding TerC/Alx family metal homeostasis membrane protein, producing the protein MVSTHIGFPTETVIVFIALSVGAIFIDLFMHRHDKPISLKSAALWSIFWIFVAMVFAGFLYLHHGAEVASLFVTGYALEKVLSVDNLFVMMAIFSWFSVPDRYRHRVLYWGIIGAIFFRGIFVAIGTGLLSLGPYVEIVFALIVAWTAVMMLRSGGESDEIEDYSQHLAYRMVKRFFPIWPKLKGHAFLLNQKEVDEELAKPENQDVTVGRGTKAALYATPLMLCVAVVELSDVMFAFDSVPAIIAVSREPLIVYSAMMFAILGLRTLYFVLEALKQYLVHLEKAVVALLFFIAAKLGLNATDHIWHHGYNISATTSLFVVLGVLAVGIIASVMFPGKPDPEEEKGN; encoded by the coding sequence ATGGTATCCACGCATATCGGCTTCCCAACTGAAACAGTCATTGTCTTTATTGCTTTGTCTGTGGGAGCCATTTTTATCGACCTGTTCATGCACCGCCATGACAAGCCTATTTCGCTGAAAAGCGCCGCTTTATGGTCTATTTTCTGGATCTTTGTGGCGATGGTGTTTGCCGGCTTCCTATATCTTCATCACGGCGCGGAAGTTGCCAGCCTGTTCGTTACGGGTTATGCGTTGGAGAAAGTCCTCTCGGTCGATAACCTGTTCGTCATGATGGCGATCTTCTCCTGGTTCTCGGTGCCGGACCGTTACCGTCACCGGGTTCTCTATTGGGGGATTATCGGGGCAATCTTCTTCCGTGGCATTTTCGTCGCTATCGGTACCGGGCTATTGAGCCTTGGGCCTTATGTTGAAATCGTGTTTGCGCTGATTGTGGCCTGGACAGCGGTGATGATGCTGAGAAGCGGCGGCGAAAGCGATGAAATTGAAGATTATTCGCAGCATCTGGCTTATCGCATGGTAAAACGCTTCTTCCCGATTTGGCCGAAGTTGAAAGGTCATGCTTTCTTGCTGAATCAGAAAGAAGTTGATGAAGAACTGGCGAAGCCGGAAAATCAGGACGTTACCGTAGGGCGTGGAACCAAAGCCGCACTGTACGCAACCCCGCTGATGCTGTGTGTTGCGGTAGTCGAGCTGTCTGACGTGATGTTTGCCTTCGATTCCGTACCGGCAATTATTGCCGTCAGCCGCGAGCCTCTGATTGTTTACAGCGCCATGATGTTCGCTATTTTGGGTCTGCGTACGCTGTATTTTGTTTTGGAAGCATTGAAACAATATCTGGTTCACCTCGAAAAGGCCGTTGTTGCGTTGCTGTTCTTCATCGCCGCGAAACTGGGTTTGAATGCAACAGATCACATTTGGCACCACGGTTACAACATTTCAGCCACCACGAGTCTGTTTGTGGTTCTGGGTGTGCTGGCGGTAGGTATCATTGCCAGCGTAATGTTCCCTGGCAAACCGGACCCTGAGGAAGAAAAGGGGAACTGA
- a CDS encoding TerD family protein codes for MNMTPGGNAPVPSKSLTVRVLSGAPVDASAFRLFANGKVQGDADMVFYGQPVNNDNTVSLVAQGNDTLFTVDVTRLRSDVEKVAFTVTCDGNQTVSGLQRLSVQVEDGNDVLICGNVELTGRQEAALILGELYRRNGEWKFRFIAQGFNGGLKPLAEHFGVDIADTPAPAPAPIPAPAPTPAPAKINLSKVSLTKDKPAISLAKRDNFGEIRINLNWHRGSSSSGLRSMFSAKKGVDLDLGAFVELDDGHKSVVQALGNGFGSYHQEPFVQLQGDDRTGDVSEGEWLHINGREWKNIRQVLVFAFIYEGVASWDNTDGVVTIHIPDQPPIETRMTEGKNSRNMCAIARLVNEQGTIKVERINQFFKDHSDMDKALGWGFRWKAGSK; via the coding sequence ATGAATATGACTCCAGGGGGCAATGCCCCCGTACCTTCTAAGTCATTGACGGTAAGAGTGTTATCCGGCGCACCCGTCGATGCCTCTGCATTTCGGCTGTTTGCCAACGGAAAAGTGCAGGGTGACGCCGATATGGTGTTTTACGGTCAGCCTGTTAATAACGACAACACCGTTAGTTTGGTTGCTCAAGGCAACGACACTCTGTTTACCGTGGATGTCACGCGATTGCGTTCAGACGTTGAGAAAGTGGCGTTTACGGTGACCTGCGATGGCAATCAGACCGTTTCTGGTCTGCAACGTTTGTCGGTGCAGGTTGAGGATGGAAACGACGTGCTGATCTGCGGCAACGTAGAACTGACTGGCCGTCAGGAAGCCGCTTTGATTCTGGGCGAACTGTATCGCCGTAACGGCGAATGGAAATTCCGCTTCATCGCGCAGGGCTTCAACGGCGGTCTTAAGCCATTGGCTGAGCATTTTGGCGTCGATATTGCGGATACTCCTGCACCTGCACCTGCGCCGATTCCGGCTCCAGCACCCACGCCCGCTCCGGCTAAGATCAACCTGAGCAAAGTTTCCCTCACCAAAGATAAACCAGCGATAAGCCTCGCGAAGCGTGACAACTTTGGCGAAATCCGCATTAACCTGAACTGGCATCGCGGCAGCTCTTCCTCCGGCCTGCGCAGCATGTTTAGCGCGAAGAAAGGTGTTGATCTGGATTTAGGCGCTTTCGTCGAGTTGGATGATGGCCATAAGTCGGTGGTTCAGGCTTTGGGGAACGGCTTTGGTTCGTACCATCAGGAACCTTTCGTGCAATTGCAGGGCGACGATCGTACCGGGGATGTATCAGAGGGCGAATGGCTGCATATCAACGGTCGGGAATGGAAGAATATTCGTCAGGTATTGGTTTTCGCCTTTATCTACGAAGGTGTCGCGAGCTGGGATAATACCGACGGCGTCGTCACTATCCATATTCCAGATCAACCGCCGATAGAAACGCGTATGACCGAGGGGAAAAACAGCCGCAACATGTGTGCCATTGCCCGGTTGGTCAACGAGCAGGGAACGATCAAAGTTGAACGTATCAACCAGTTCTTTAAAGACCACAGCGATATGGATAAAGCGCTTGGCTGGGGATTCCGTTGGAAAGCGGGTTCAAAGTAA